A window of Lentibacillus sp. Marseille-P4043 contains these coding sequences:
- the coxB gene encoding cytochrome c oxidase subunit II, with protein sequence MKGWMGKFRALTLLGSLALVLSGCGRENLTALKPKGYGAETSFDLIILTTIVMCVVFAVVAIVYIIVLIRFRKKKGKENFIPKQVEGHKTLETIWTIIPIILLFIIGVPTTIATFDLADTSGQKDSLNVEVTGNQYWWHFNYKGQEIQTSQDLYIPTGEKVFLNMKSADVIHSFWVPAISGKMDVNPENENTMYIKAEDEGVYWGKCAEFCGPSHSLMDFKIIAVSPDEFDQWASDMQSVDPEAVAEGDTAQEGQELFQENNCMGCHAVGSSPVQVGPNLTDFGNRTKIAGILDHNKETLVDWIMDPESLKPGNKMAGNYPALSKDEASKIADYLMQLKPSDITPESAGN encoded by the coding sequence ATGAAAGGTTGGATGGGAAAATTTCGAGCATTAACATTGTTAGGCTCACTGGCACTCGTTCTATCGGGATGTGGTAGAGAAAACTTAACTGCTTTAAAACCTAAAGGATATGGTGCTGAGACATCATTCGATTTAATTATCCTAACTACAATTGTTATGTGTGTCGTTTTTGCAGTTGTGGCAATCGTGTATATTATCGTATTGATCCGATTCCGCAAAAAGAAAGGAAAAGAGAATTTTATTCCAAAACAAGTTGAAGGGCATAAGACACTGGAAACTATTTGGACAATTATTCCCATAATTCTTTTGTTCATCATTGGTGTCCCAACAACGATTGCAACATTTGATTTAGCTGACACATCAGGTCAAAAAGACAGTTTAAATGTAGAAGTTACTGGTAATCAATATTGGTGGCATTTTAACTATAAGGGACAAGAAATTCAAACTAGTCAAGATTTGTACATCCCAACTGGTGAAAAAGTATTTCTTAACATGAAATCTGCTGATGTTATTCATTCATTCTGGGTACCAGCAATCTCCGGTAAAATGGATGTAAACCCTGAGAACGAAAATACCATGTACATCAAGGCTGAAGATGAGGGTGTATATTGGGGTAAATGTGCAGAGTTTTGTGGTCCTTCCCATTCGTTAATGGACTTTAAGATTATTGCTGTGAGTCCGGATGAATTCGATCAATGGGCAAGCGATATGCAAAGTGTCGATCCTGAAGCAGTTGCAGAAGGAGATACAGCACAAGAAGGTCAGGAATTATTCCAAGAAAACAACTGTATGGGTTGTCATGCTGTTGGTTCATCCCCGGTACAAGTGGGACCTAATTTAACAGACTTCGGTAACCGTACGAAAATTGCTGGAATCTTAGATCATAATAAAGAGACCCTTGTTGACTGGATTATGGATCCCGAATCACTTAAACCAGGAAATAAAATGGCTGGAAATTATCCAGCACTATCAAAAGATGAAGCAAGTAAAATTGCTGACTATTTAATGCAATTAAAGCCTTCAGATATTACACCTGAAAGTGCTGGTAATTAA
- the cyoE gene encoding heme o synthase, with the protein MDKVESTTSQIMGKVTASEKDTPFFADFKALVKTGIVNSNLITTFTGFWLALHFTGASFMESWDVFLLTMAGTAFVIAGGCIMNNWYDVDIDPIMTRTKKRPTVTGTIPLNQVLLMGIAATSVGIILLLFTTIEAAVLGFLGWFTYVVLYTMWSKRKYTLNTVVGSFSGAVPPLIGWAAIDPDFHIAAVVLFLIMFIWQTPHFLALAMKKCKEYKAAGIPMLPVVHGFEFTKRQMVVYTACLLPLPFYLSSLGPTFLVISTLLNVGWLGLGIGGFFMKNDLKWANLMFIYSLNYLTIIFLLMVIVTFEFPFS; encoded by the coding sequence ATGGATAAAGTGGAGTCCACAACTTCACAAATAATGGGCAAGGTAACGGCATCAGAGAAAGATACTCCATTTTTTGCCGATTTTAAAGCTCTTGTAAAAACGGGGATTGTTAATTCAAATTTAATAACGACATTTACCGGATTTTGGTTGGCACTTCATTTTACAGGCGCCTCATTTATGGAAAGTTGGGATGTCTTTCTGTTAACGATGGCTGGTACTGCTTTCGTGATTGCAGGTGGATGTATTATGAATAATTGGTATGATGTTGATATCGATCCGATAATGACACGTACCAAGAAACGACCAACCGTTACTGGAACCATTCCACTAAACCAGGTACTTTTAATGGGAATTGCTGCTACAAGTGTTGGGATTATTTTGTTATTGTTCACAACAATTGAAGCTGCTGTTTTAGGGTTTTTGGGATGGTTTACATATGTCGTCCTCTATACAATGTGGTCGAAACGAAAATATACATTAAATACCGTAGTTGGCAGTTTTTCTGGTGCTGTACCGCCATTAATTGGTTGGGCAGCTATAGACCCTGACTTTCATATTGCAGCTGTTGTGTTGTTTTTGATCATGTTTATATGGCAGACACCACATTTCCTTGCATTAGCAATGAAAAAATGCAAAGAATATAAAGCTGCAGGTATCCCAATGCTTCCAGTTGTTCATGGATTTGAATTCACAAAGCGCCAAATGGTAGTGTATACGGCATGTTTATTGCCCTTGCCGTTTTATTTGTCATCACTTGGTCCTACATTTTTGGTGATTTCAACATTACTTAATGTTGGATGGCTTGGTTTAGGTATTGGTGGATTTTTCATGAAAAATGATCTAAAATGGGCAAATCTGATGTTTATTTATTCATTGAATTATTTAACCATTATCTTTTTGTTGATGGTAATTGTAACATTTGAATTCCCCTTCAGTTAA
- a CDS encoding COX15/CtaA family protein, with translation MIRILKWLSVVATIGMVFVLIGGALVTKTGSGMGCGPSWPLCHGEFMPNEITPELVIELSHRLVSGIMGIVIIALSVLSWKYIGHIREVKFLSFLSSFFLILQALIGAAAVIWSQSDFILATHFGISLISFTAVFLLMLLIFEIDKKFDATSLVIQKKHRIEIYAITVYTLIVVYTGALVRHAHASMVCGDWPFCTNDQFSFSTFSFEQWIQMGHRLLAGILFVWTIVLFIKIIKNYRNNRVMFWGWITTMLLIFLQVFFGAMIIFTMLNLGIALVHAFVISCYFSMLSYFILLSSRSAKYEEKMDETSSPNSL, from the coding sequence ATGATTAGAATATTAAAATGGCTTTCTGTTGTTGCCACAATTGGTATGGTATTCGTCTTAATTGGCGGTGCACTAGTCACTAAAACAGGGTCAGGCATGGGATGCGGTCCAAGCTGGCCATTATGTCATGGTGAATTCATGCCTAATGAAATAACACCAGAACTTGTAATTGAATTAAGTCATCGACTGGTTTCCGGTATTATGGGTATTGTCATAATTGCCTTATCGGTTTTATCGTGGAAATATATTGGACATATCCGCGAAGTGAAGTTTTTATCTTTCTTGTCAAGCTTCTTTTTAATACTGCAAGCATTAATTGGTGCAGCGGCTGTTATTTGGAGTCAGTCAGATTTCATTTTAGCAACCCATTTTGGCATTTCGTTAATTTCATTCACGGCTGTTTTCTTACTCATGCTGTTAATATTTGAGATAGATAAGAAATTTGATGCAACTTCATTAGTCATACAGAAAAAACATCGGATTGAAATTTACGCTATAACAGTTTATACATTAATCGTTGTCTATACCGGAGCACTTGTCCGACATGCACATGCGAGTATGGTTTGTGGTGACTGGCCATTCTGTACAAATGATCAATTTTCTTTTTCTACGTTCAGTTTCGAACAATGGATTCAAATGGGACATCGTTTGTTAGCAGGAATCCTTTTTGTCTGGACGATTGTATTGTTCATTAAAATTATCAAGAACTATCGTAACAATCGCGTCATGTTCTGGGGCTGGATTACCACGATGCTTCTTATTTTCCTTCAAGTTTTCTTTGGAGCGATGATCATTTTTACGATGCTCAATTTAGGCATAGCATTAGTGCATGCATTTGTTATATCGTGTTATTTCTCGATGTTGAGTTACTTCATTTTACTTTCATCACGCAGCGCCAAGTATGAAGAAAAAATGGACGAAACCTCATCACCCAACAGCTTATAA
- the pyc gene encoding pyruvate carboxylase, which yields MADVKKINKVLVANRGEIAIRVFRACTELNIRTVAIYSQEDTGSYHRYKADEAYLVGEGKKPIDAYLDIEGIIKIAKDVGVEAIHPGYGFLSENIQFAKRCEEEGILFIGPTSEHLSMFGDKVKARTQAVNAGLPVIPGSNGPVASIEEIEEFGKQHGYPIIIKASLGGGGRGMRIVRNQNGLSEAYNRARSEARAAFGSDEVYVEKLIENPKHIEVQIIGDHDGNIVHLFERDCSVQRRHQKVVEIAPSVSLNEELRLKICDAAVNLMKNVNYLNAGTVEFLMTNDDFYFIEVNPRVQVEHTITELITGIDIVQSQIKVAEGQAIHDKSIGIPLQEDIKTNGYAIQSRVTTEDPLNNFMPDTGKIMAYRTGGGFGVRLDAGNGFQGAVISPHYDSLLVKVSTWALTFEQAAHKMVRNLKEFRIRGIKTNIPFLENVILHEQFLSGEYSTTFIDQTPELFVFPKRKDRGTKMLTYIGKTTINGFEGITKKKKPLFSKPPIPKINRAQEIPAGTKQILDERGPEGLATWLKKQNEVLYTDTTFRDAHQSLLATRVRTKDLVQIAEPTARMLPELFSVEMWGGATFDVAYRFLKENPWQRLLNLREKIPNVLFQMLLRASNAVGYKNYPDNVIQEFVEKSATAGIDVFRIFDSLNWLDGMRPAIQAVRDNDKIAEASMCYTGDILDVNRNKYNLAYYKDLAKELEESGAHILGIKDMAGLLKPEAAYQLISTLKETIDLPIHLHTHDTSGNGILMYARAVEAGVDAVDVACGSMAGLTSQPSAQTLYHALEGTKRQPKINVGSYEKLSHYWEGVRGYYHDFESGMKSPHTEVYFHEMPGGQYSNLKQQAKAVGLEERWNEVKTMFRQVNEMFGDLVKVTPSSKVVGDMTLFMVQNNLTEDDIYERGESIDFPDSVVEFAQGYIGQPYQGIPQELQRIILKGKKAITKRPGELLDPVDFKQLRDTLFKTLDRQVTSFDLISHALYPKVFMDYHKFTESYGDMSVLDTPTFFYGMRLGEEIEVEIEQGKTLIVKLVSISEARSDGTRVVYFELNGQSREVVVKDDSVKSNLVTRPKVDPSNNKQIGATMPGTVVKVICEKGEKVKKGDHLLITEAMKMETTVQAPFAGVIKDIHVKNQEAITVNDLLIEFE from the coding sequence ATGGCTGATGTAAAGAAGATAAATAAGGTTTTAGTTGCAAATCGTGGGGAAATTGCAATCCGAGTTTTTCGTGCTTGTACAGAACTAAATATCCGGACTGTTGCGATTTATTCGCAGGAGGATACAGGTTCTTATCATAGGTATAAAGCTGATGAAGCGTATTTAGTTGGGGAAGGAAAGAAACCAATAGATGCCTATTTGGATATTGAAGGAATTATTAAGATAGCAAAAGATGTCGGAGTTGAGGCAATTCACCCCGGCTATGGTTTTTTATCGGAGAATATTCAATTTGCAAAACGCTGTGAAGAAGAAGGAATTTTATTTATCGGACCAACGAGTGAACATTTGAGTATGTTCGGTGACAAGGTAAAAGCAAGAACACAAGCAGTAAATGCCGGATTACCTGTTATACCCGGTAGCAATGGACCGGTAGCATCTATTGAAGAAATAGAGGAATTTGGAAAACAGCATGGATATCCAATTATTATAAAAGCATCACTTGGCGGTGGCGGTCGTGGCATGCGGATTGTGCGTAACCAGAATGGATTATCCGAAGCTTATAATCGAGCAAGATCTGAGGCACGTGCTGCATTCGGCAGTGATGAGGTATACGTTGAAAAGTTAATTGAGAATCCAAAGCATATTGAAGTACAAATAATTGGAGATCATGATGGTAATATTGTTCATTTATTTGAACGTGATTGTTCTGTCCAACGTAGACACCAGAAAGTTGTGGAGATTGCCCCAAGTGTTTCTCTCAACGAGGAACTTCGATTAAAAATATGTGATGCAGCGGTTAATTTAATGAAGAATGTAAACTATTTAAACGCTGGAACAGTTGAGTTTTTAATGACGAATGATGATTTTTACTTTATCGAAGTTAATCCACGTGTTCAAGTGGAACACACGATAACGGAACTTATTACGGGGATTGATATAGTTCAGTCACAAATTAAAGTGGCGGAGGGACAAGCAATTCATGATAAATCGATTGGAATACCATTACAAGAAGATATCAAGACAAATGGTTATGCAATTCAATCACGGGTGACAACAGAAGATCCATTAAATAATTTTATGCCGGATACAGGTAAAATTATGGCCTATCGTACTGGCGGTGGATTTGGTGTTCGTCTTGATGCGGGAAATGGGTTTCAAGGTGCTGTTATTTCGCCGCATTATGATTCATTACTTGTTAAAGTTTCCACATGGGCTTTAACATTTGAACAAGCTGCACATAAAATGGTCAGAAATTTAAAAGAGTTTCGCATTCGTGGGATTAAAACTAATATTCCATTTTTGGAAAATGTGATTCTCCATGAGCAATTTTTATCTGGTGAATATAGTACAACTTTTATTGACCAAACACCTGAGCTTTTTGTTTTCCCAAAACGGAAAGACCGTGGTACAAAAATGCTTACGTACATTGGTAAAACGACGATTAACGGCTTTGAAGGAATAACAAAAAAGAAAAAGCCATTGTTTTCGAAACCGCCAATTCCTAAAATAAATCGTGCTCAAGAGATACCTGCGGGAACAAAACAAATCTTAGACGAGCGGGGACCAGAAGGCCTAGCTACCTGGCTTAAGAAACAAAATGAGGTATTATATACGGATACTACATTCCGAGATGCCCATCAATCTTTATTAGCAACTCGCGTTCGAACGAAAGATTTGGTGCAAATTGCTGAACCGACGGCACGTATGCTTCCGGAATTATTTTCTGTGGAAATGTGGGGTGGGGCAACATTTGATGTCGCGTACCGTTTCTTAAAGGAAAATCCTTGGCAGCGGTTGTTAAATCTTAGGGAAAAAATTCCGAATGTTCTGTTTCAGATGCTTTTGCGTGCAAGTAATGCGGTTGGATATAAAAACTATCCAGACAACGTAATACAGGAATTTGTTGAAAAGAGTGCAACTGCAGGGATCGATGTGTTTCGGATATTTGATAGTTTGAACTGGCTCGATGGAATGCGACCGGCAATTCAGGCTGTTAGGGACAATGATAAAATTGCAGAAGCCTCGATGTGTTATACAGGTGATATTTTAGATGTAAACCGGAACAAATACAATTTGGCTTATTATAAGGACCTAGCAAAAGAACTGGAAGAATCAGGCGCCCATATTTTAGGGATAAAAGATATGGCTGGACTGTTAAAGCCGGAAGCAGCATATCAACTTATATCAACATTAAAAGAAACAATTGATTTGCCAATTCATTTGCATACACATGATACTAGCGGCAATGGGATCCTTATGTATGCAAGAGCCGTTGAAGCGGGAGTTGACGCTGTCGACGTTGCTTGTGGTTCGATGGCTGGGCTGACATCACAGCCAAGCGCTCAGACATTGTACCATGCACTTGAAGGGACAAAACGTCAACCTAAAATCAATGTTGGTTCATACGAAAAATTATCACATTATTGGGAGGGTGTTCGTGGTTATTACCATGATTTCGAGAGTGGAATGAAGTCACCACATACAGAGGTATATTTCCACGAAATGCCTGGAGGACAATATAGTAATTTAAAACAACAAGCAAAAGCTGTTGGACTTGAGGAAAGATGGAATGAAGTAAAAACGATGTTCCGTCAGGTTAATGAAATGTTTGGCGATTTAGTAAAAGTAACACCTTCCTCAAAGGTTGTTGGTGATATGACTTTATTTATGGTGCAAAACAATTTAACGGAAGACGATATTTATGAGCGTGGGGAATCAATTGATTTTCCGGACTCAGTTGTAGAGTTCGCACAGGGGTATATCGGCCAACCATACCAGGGAATACCACAAGAATTACAGCGGATAATTTTGAAAGGAAAAAAGGCTATTACGAAAAGACCTGGTGAACTTCTCGATCCGGTTGACTTTAAGCAATTAAGGGATACATTATTTAAAACACTGGATCGTCAGGTAACGAGCTTTGATTTAATATCACACGCATTGTATCCAAAAGTATTCATGGATTACCATAAATTCACAGAATCATATGGGGATATGTCTGTTCTTGATACACCAACATTTTTCTATGGCATGCGGTTAGGGGAAGAAATTGAAGTTGAAATTGAACAGGGGAAGACATTGATTGTTAAATTAGTTTCGATATCAGAGGCTCGCTCAGATGGAACACGAGTTGTTTATTTTGAATTGAATGGCCAATCTCGTGAAGTGGTCGTAAAAGATGATAGTGTTAAATCAAATCTTGTTACAAGGCCAAAAGTAGATCCGAGCAATAACAAACAAATCGGGGCTACAATGCCAGGCACAGTAGTAAAAGTGATTTGTGAAAAAGGGGAAAAAGTTAAAAAAGGTGATCACTTGTTAATTACAGAAGCAATGAAAATGGAAACAACTGTACAGGCTCCATTTGCTGGCGTTATTAAAGATATTCACGTTAAAAATCAAGAGGCAATTACTGTGAATGACTTGCTAATTGAGTTTGAATAA
- the ftsW gene encoding putative lipid II flippase FtsW yields MIKKLKNNDFTLMITPVLLAAFGLVMIYSASMVTAVYEGHEATYYLVKQLQWFVIGSIGFTLCSIFPYKYYQKLMKMMMLIIIALLVGVLLFGTEINNAKSWFNFGFVSVQPAEFAKLGLIIYLASIYSKKQAYIDEFNKGVLPPLILTGLVLGLIVLQPDIGTAAIIFLIASSVIFSSGIKFRHLSILIAAGLLVVAIAIPNMVTDERISRFTGAYQPFEHPEDDGYHLIQSYLAIGVGGVTGEGLGHSVQKLGYLQEAHTDFIMAVIAEELGFIGVVIVIGLLAIIVLRGIFIARKCDDSFGALLAIGISSMVGIQAFVNLGAISGMLPITGVPLPFVSYGGSSLLVMMISMGILNNIARNVKQKEQQPVPANRKDIPQNQTNNRGGRSWLM; encoded by the coding sequence ATGATAAAGAAATTAAAGAATAATGATTTCACTTTAATGATTACACCAGTATTGTTAGCCGCTTTTGGTTTGGTAATGATTTACAGCGCCAGCATGGTTACAGCTGTTTACGAAGGGCATGAAGCCACCTATTATCTAGTTAAACAGTTACAGTGGTTTGTTATTGGTTCCATTGGTTTTACGCTGTGCAGTATATTTCCTTATAAATATTATCAAAAACTGATGAAAATGATGATGCTAATTATTATTGCACTATTAGTTGGTGTACTATTGTTTGGTACGGAAATTAATAATGCAAAATCATGGTTTAACTTCGGTTTTGTCAGCGTACAGCCAGCAGAGTTTGCTAAATTGGGACTAATTATTTATTTGGCATCGATATATTCGAAAAAACAAGCATACATTGACGAGTTTAACAAAGGCGTTTTACCACCTTTAATTTTAACTGGTTTAGTACTCGGTCTTATTGTATTACAGCCTGATATCGGAACAGCGGCAATTATATTTTTGATTGCCAGTTCAGTCATTTTTAGTTCAGGGATTAAATTTAGACATTTATCGATTCTTATAGCTGCAGGACTTCTTGTTGTAGCTATTGCTATCCCGAACATGGTTACAGATGAAAGGATTTCGCGATTCACCGGAGCATACCAACCCTTTGAACATCCTGAAGATGATGGTTATCACCTCATTCAGTCTTATTTAGCTATTGGGGTAGGGGGGGTAACAGGTGAAGGACTTGGGCATAGTGTGCAAAAACTTGGTTATTTACAGGAGGCACATACCGATTTTATTATGGCAGTCATTGCGGAGGAACTAGGATTTATAGGTGTCGTAATTGTAATTGGATTACTGGCTATCATTGTTTTACGGGGCATCTTTATTGCCAGAAAGTGTGACGATAGTTTTGGAGCCCTTTTGGCTATTGGCATTTCGTCCATGGTCGGTATTCAAGCTTTTGTTAATTTGGGTGCGATAAGTGGAATGTTGCCTATTACTGGTGTTCCATTACCGTTTGTGAGTTATGGTGGTTCTTCCTTATTGGTGATGATGATCTCAATGGGAATTTTAAATAACATTGCAAGAAATGTTAAACAGAAGGAACAACAGCCGGTTCCAGCCAATCGTAAAGATATACCACAAAATCAGACAAATAACAGAGGAGGAAGATCATGGCTGATGTAA
- a CDS encoding YlaN family protein produces the protein MACNDNIVEKKVFYLEGIYLLPEVTANHREKAYALLKADADKILKLIEVQIENLMTPQCPLYEEVLDTQMFGLSREIDFAVRLNLIGENEGKALLENLERQLNILHEAAQKSV, from the coding sequence ATGGCTTGTAACGATAATATAGTAGAGAAGAAAGTCTTTTACTTGGAGGGGATATATTTGTTACCTGAGGTGACTGCAAATCATCGTGAAAAAGCCTATGCCCTTCTTAAGGCTGATGCTGATAAAATTTTAAAACTTATTGAAGTTCAAATTGAAAATTTAATGACACCGCAATGCCCATTGTATGAAGAGGTTTTAGATACACAAATGTTTGGTCTTTCAAGGGAAATAGATTTTGCTGTGCGTTTAAATTTAATCGGCGAGAATGAAGGTAAAGCACTTCTCGAAAATCTCGAAAGACAGCTGAATATTCTGCATGAAGCAGCACAGAAATCTGTGTAG